In one Myxocyprinus asiaticus isolate MX2 ecotype Aquarium Trade chromosome 29, UBuf_Myxa_2, whole genome shotgun sequence genomic region, the following are encoded:
- the LOC127419802 gene encoding protein snail homolog Sna-like, protein MPRSFLVKKYFSNKKPNYSELESQTDRQYAIIPQCFPLNDSPTKGVDSLVPAYTSMLVWTTSALPLTFTPVSPSIPSPPGPLDLSSQSSSSSGEEDDRCTSDPPSPDPIDRFQCAHCGKTCSSPSALSRHQLTHCTASPETVVATTGTTSTMTRVPFHCKHCSKEYSSLGALKMHIRSHTLPCVCTTCGKAFSRPWLLRGHVRTHTGERPFSCQHCNRAFADRSNLRAHLQTHSEVKKYQCGSCSRTFSRMSLLHKHTLSGCCPSA, encoded by the exons ATGCCACGCTCATTTTTGGTCAAGAAGTATTTCTCTAACAAGAAACCCAACTACAGTGAACTGGAGAGTCAAACTG ACAGACAATATGCCATCATCCCACAATGCTTCCCTCTGAATGACTCGCCCACCAAGGGAGTCGACTCTCTGGTTCCCGCCTACACATCCATGCTCGTGTGGACCACCAGTGCCCTACCCCTCACCTTTACTCCAGTCTCACCCAGCATCCCCTCTCCTCCTGGGCCTCTAGACCTGAGTTCCCAGTCCAGTTCCAGCAGCGGAGAGGAGGACGATCGCTGTACATCCGATCCCCCCAGTCCAGACCCCATTGACCGCTTCCAGTGCGCCCACTGTGGCAAGACCTGCAGCAGCCCGAGCGCCCTCTCTCGCCATCAGCTCACGCACTGCACTGCCAGCCCGGAAACAGTCGTCGCCACGACAGGAACGACCAGCACCATGACCAGAGTGCCGTTTCACTGCAAGCACTGTTCTAAAGAGTACAGCAGCCTCGGTGCACTCAAAATGCACATCCGTTCACATACCCTGCCCTGTGTGTGCACCACATGCGGAAAGGCTTTCTCCAGACCCTGGCTACTGCGAGGACACGTTCGGACACATACTG GTGAACGTCCCTTCTCATGCCAACACTGTAACCGGGCATTTGCGGACCGCTCAAACCTGCGAGCTCACCTGCAGACCCACTCTGAGGTGAAGAAGTACCAGTGTGGAAGCTGCTCTCGAACCTTCAGCCGTATGTCTCTCCTGCACAAACACACCCTCTCTGGATGCTGTCCGTCTGCATAG